A DNA window from Microcystis aeruginosa NIES-843 contains the following coding sequences:
- a CDS encoding DUF5615 family PIN-like protein, with the protein MPVKIKFHLDESVSNAIANGLRMRGVDVTTSPEEGLIGASDERQLAYALSQQRVIFTFDDDFLSLASTGIEHCGIIYTRQQRQPIGKIISDLVLIWECLEPQYMYKKIEFL; encoded by the coding sequence ATGCCAGTCAAGATTAAATTTCATCTGGATGAAAGTGTTAGTAATGCTATTGCAAACGGCTTGAGAATGCGGGGAGTTGATGTCACAACATCCCCAGAAGAGGGTCTAATTGGTGCATCTGATGAAAGACAACTAGCTTATGCTTTGTCCCAACAACGAGTCATTTTTACTTTTGATGATGATTTTCTTAGTTTGGCCTCTACAGGTATTGAACATTGTGGCATTATTTACACTCGCCAACAACGTCAGCCAATTGGAAAAATTATCAGTGATTTAGTCTTAATTTGGGAATGTTTAGAACCTCAATATATGTATAAAAAGATTGAGTTTTTGTAA
- a CDS encoding DUF433 domain-containing protein: MSSLVISQHIEITSGICGGKPRIAGHRIKVQDIVIWHERMGMSPDEIIYHHPTITLADVYAALTYYHDNREEIRRQIEAGETFAKQLQGNKPSLIEKILQGENASQD; this comes from the coding sequence ATGTCATCTTTAGTTATCTCACAACATATTGAAATCACTTCTGGTATCTGTGGCGGAAAACCTCGTATTGCTGGACATCGAATTAAAGTTCAAGATATTGTAATTTGGCATGAAAGAATGGGAATGTCACCAGATGAAATTATTTATCACCATCCTACTATTACCCTAGCAGATGTTTATGCGGCCTTGACCTATTACCATGACAATCGAGAAGAAATTAGACGACAAATTGAAGCAGGAGAAACTTTTGCTAAACAACTACAAGGAAACAAACCATCTTTAATTGAGAAAATATTACAGGGTGAAAATGCCAGTCAAGATTAA
- a CDS encoding UPF0175 family protein, which produces MNTSTTFQEIAAEIQLFDNIEQKEQFIFVVGALVSRIISLHKAAEIMEMDTEMFLKILELMGIDFSYLTTEDIDREKKW; this is translated from the coding sequence ATGAATACTTCGACCACTTTTCAAGAAATTGCCGCCGAAATACAATTATTTGATAATATTGAACAAAAAGAACAATTTATTTTTGTGGTGGGTGCTTTAGTTTCTCGCATCATCAGTCTTCATAAAGCCGCAGAAATCATGGAAATGGATACAGAAATGTTCTTGAAAATTTTAGAATTAATGGGAATCGATTTTTCTTATCTTACTACAGAAGACATAGATAGAGAAAAAAAATGGTAA
- a CDS encoding DUF3368 domain-containing protein, which translates to MKIVFNSSPLIFFSQLGFLEKSLDSNDNFYLPATVQQEINAKQDQSSETLNKLINQQKLIILNIKLISLANSLNERLGKGESDAITLGIELQTDYIILDDFAARKEALHLGLNAKGTLAIIRKLLKEGKIEIENLESFYQRLREINFRVKREIFESIFGD; encoded by the coding sequence ATGAAAATTGTTTTCAATTCTTCCCCTTTAATCTTTTTTTCTCAGTTAGGATTTTTAGAAAAATCCCTAGATTCTAATGATAATTTTTATTTGCCTGCAACCGTACAACAAGAAATTAATGCCAAACAAGATCAATCTTCAGAGACTCTTAATAAGCTGATCAATCAACAGAAATTAATTATCCTAAATATTAAATTAATCTCTCTAGCAAATAGTTTAAATGAACGTTTAGGGAAAGGTGAATCTGATGCCATTACTTTAGGAATAGAATTACAAACTGATTATATCATCCTTGATGACTTTGCAGCAAGAAAAGAAGCACTACACTTAGGTTTAAATGCTAAAGGAACTTTAGCGATTATTCGTAAACTTCTCAAAGAAGGAAAGATAGAAATTGAAAATTTGGAGAGTTTTTATCAAAGACTTAGAGAAATTAACTTTAGAGTCAAGCGTGAGATATTTGAGAGCATTTTTGGAGACTGA
- a CDS encoding DUF433 domain-containing protein, giving the protein MSFAAKYRDRIVINPDIRSGKPCIVNTRIAVADIFDYLGGGMTIEEILDDFPDLTLEDIQACFAFAAERDRRLMVIPYETAI; this is encoded by the coding sequence ATGTCTTTTGCAGCTAAATATCGAGATCGGATTGTGATTAACCCAGACATTCGCAGTGGCAAACCTTGCATTGTCAATACTCGTATTGCAGTAGCAGATATTTTTGATTATCTAGGAGGAGGGATGACTATTGAAGAAATATTAGATGATTTCCCCGATCTTACCTTAGAAGATATACAAGCCTGTTTTGCATTTGCCGCCGAGCGGGATCGTCGTTTAATGGTTATTCCCTATGAAACTGCTATTTGA
- a CDS encoding DUF5615 family PIN-like protein gives MKLLFDENLSPKLPLLLVSHFPDSAHVRDCSLKGFPDQRIWEYARINGFIIVSKDADFYQRSLLYGQPPKFIWLRIGNCTTYHLISLILKHKQAIKRFSDNSTESVLVIA, from the coding sequence ATGAAACTGCTATTTGACGAAAACTTATCACCTAAACTACCTCTGTTACTGGTATCACATTTTCCCGATAGCGCTCATGTTAGAGATTGTAGCCTAAAAGGGTTTCCCGATCAAAGGATTTGGGAATATGCGCGTATCAATGGATTTATAATTGTCTCGAAAGATGCTGATTTTTATCAACGGAGTTTGTTGTATGGCCAACCTCCAAAGTTCATCTGGTTGAGGATTGGAAATTGTACCACTTATCATCTAATCAGTCTTATTTTAAAACATAAACAAGCTATTAAGAGATTTAGCGATAATTCTACCGAGTCTGTTTTAGTAATTGCATAA
- a CDS encoding type II toxin-antitoxin system HicB family antitoxin, translated as MNFYTVILRKSANYWVSLCLENGLVGQGETQEKAIEKLKEAIESFWEIYHDQANIYTSPIPIDELHEFLTVGDSETPETYELRKVYA; from the coding sequence ATGAACTTTTATACCGTTATTCTGAGAAAAAGTGCAAATTATTGGGTTTCATTATGTCTTGAAAATGGATTAGTTGGACAAGGAGAAACTCAGGAAAAAGCTATTGAGAAACTAAAAGAAGCGATTGAATCTTTTTGGGAGATTTATCATGATCAAGCCAATATATATACCAGTCCTATTCCTATAGACGAACTTCATGAATTTTTAACTGTGGGAGATTCTGAAACTCCCGAAACTTACGAACTCAGAAAAGTTTATGCCTAA
- a CDS encoding type II toxin-antitoxin system HicA family toxin, producing MPKNIPSLKPKALIKILEKGGCQFYREGKGDHRLYCRVLYNQRRIVPIDIGAKEMSPAYVLRIFRQFGFTDEEIKHLLK from the coding sequence ATGCCTAAAAATATTCCTTCTCTTAAACCCAAAGCACTAATCAAAATTCTTGAAAAAGGAGGCTGTCAATTTTATCGAGAAGGAAAAGGTGATCATCGTTTATATTGTAGAGTATTGTATAATCAACGTCGAATCGTTCCTATCGATATAGGTGCAAAAGAAATGTCCCCTGCTTATGTTTTACGAATTTTTAGACAATTTGGTTTTACAGATGAAGAAATAAAACATTTATTGAAATAG
- a CDS encoding phosphoketolase family protein has protein sequence MVFTPERPLTEQNPLSQDELYKTHAYWRACNYLAVGMIYLRDNPLLKEHLKPEHVKYRLLGHWGASPALSFTYVHLNRLIKKYDLDMIFMAGPGHGAPGVLGPVYLEGTYSEIYPDKSEDEEGLQKFFKQFSFPGHIGSHVTPETPGSIHEGGELGYSVSHAYGSVFDNPDLITAVVVGDGEAETGPLATAWHSNKFLNPIRDGAVLPILNLNGYKIANPTILSRISTHELESLFVGYGYTPYIVECKEDEDLMHCHQKMAATLEHCINQIRSYQQEARSTGVAKRYPWPMIILRSPKGWTGPKNVDGHKVEGFWRAHQVPMGAMQENPEHLRKLEEWMKSYNPEELFDYTTGKFKPEFKELAPRGHRRMSANPHANGGLLRKDLKMPDFRQYAVDVTHPGQVEAENTGVMGVFLRDVMRNNMTNFRVFGPDETASNRLAALYEVTKKAWLADTYPEDLDGSQLSPDGRVMEMLSEHTLVGWLEGYLLSGRHGLFHSYEAFAHVIDSMFNQHAKWLDICKNHVPWRASVSSWNLLLSSVVWRQDHNGFSHQDPGFIDLVTNKSADVVRVYLPPDGNCLLSVANHCLKSKDYTNIIVADKQKHLQYLTIEEAIKHCTKGIGIWDWASNDDDGTNPDEPDVIMACCGDIITKESLAATAILREEFPYLKVRFINVVDLFKLQSESEHPHGLSERDFDSLFTTDKPIIFNFHGYPWLIHKLTYRRSNQERIHVRGYKEEGNINTPLELAIRNQVDRFHLVIDVIDRVPKLGSAAGHVKERMKNAIIDNLDYAFTNGIDKDEITNWKWPY, from the coding sequence ATGGTATTCACACCAGAAAGACCCTTAACAGAACAAAATCCCCTTTCTCAAGACGAACTCTACAAAACCCATGCCTATTGGCGCGCTTGTAACTATTTAGCTGTAGGTATGATTTATCTGCGCGATAATCCCCTGCTCAAAGAACATCTTAAACCCGAACACGTTAAGTATCGTTTACTTGGTCACTGGGGAGCAAGTCCGGCCTTAAGTTTTACCTACGTTCACCTCAACCGTTTAATCAAAAAATACGACCTCGATATGATTTTTATGGCCGGTCCGGGCCATGGGGCGCCGGGGGTACTCGGTCCGGTTTATCTAGAAGGAACCTATTCGGAAATTTACCCCGATAAAAGTGAAGACGAGGAAGGATTACAAAAATTCTTTAAACAATTTTCTTTTCCCGGTCACATCGGTAGTCACGTCACCCCCGAAACCCCCGGTTCTATCCATGAGGGCGGCGAACTGGGTTATAGTGTTTCCCATGCCTACGGTTCTGTTTTTGACAATCCCGACCTAATTACGGCCGTGGTGGTGGGTGATGGGGAAGCTGAAACCGGTCCCCTGGCCACCGCATGGCACTCGAATAAATTCCTTAACCCGATTCGCGATGGTGCGGTACTGCCAATTTTAAACTTAAACGGTTATAAAATCGCTAATCCCACCATCCTCTCCCGTATTTCGACCCACGAGTTAGAAAGTCTCTTTGTCGGTTACGGTTACACTCCCTACATCGTCGAATGTAAGGAAGATGAAGACCTCATGCACTGCCATCAAAAAATGGCCGCTACCCTAGAACACTGTATCAATCAGATTCGCTCCTATCAACAGGAAGCTCGCAGCACGGGAGTGGCTAAACGTTACCCCTGGCCGATGATTATCCTCCGGTCTCCCAAGGGTTGGACAGGTCCGAAAAACGTTGATGGTCATAAAGTAGAAGGATTCTGGCGCGCTCACCAAGTCCCCATGGGTGCCATGCAGGAAAACCCCGAACACTTGAGAAAATTAGAGGAGTGGATGAAAAGCTATAACCCGGAGGAATTATTTGACTATACCACGGGTAAATTTAAGCCAGAATTTAAAGAACTGGCTCCTAGGGGTCATCGTCGCATGAGTGCTAATCCGCACGCTAACGGCGGATTGCTGCGTAAAGACCTAAAAATGCCCGATTTTCGTCAGTATGCCGTAGATGTCACCCACCCGGGCCAAGTGGAAGCAGAAAACACGGGAGTGATGGGGGTATTTTTGCGGGATGTAATGCGAAATAATATGACTAATTTTCGCGTTTTTGGTCCCGATGAAACTGCTTCCAATCGTTTAGCGGCTCTCTATGAAGTGACTAAAAAAGCTTGGTTAGCTGATACCTATCCAGAGGATTTAGATGGTAGTCAATTATCTCCCGATGGTCGGGTGATGGAGATGCTGAGTGAACATACTTTAGTCGGTTGGTTAGAGGGTTATTTATTATCCGGTCGTCACGGTTTATTTCACTCCTACGAAGCTTTTGCCCACGTTATCGATTCCATGTTCAACCAACACGCTAAATGGCTCGATATCTGCAAAAATCATGTGCCTTGGCGCGCTTCTGTTTCCTCTTGGAATCTGTTATTATCCTCGGTGGTTTGGCGGCAGGATCACAATGGTTTTAGTCACCAAGACCCCGGTTTTATCGATTTAGTAACCAATAAAAGTGCCGACGTGGTGCGGGTTTATCTTCCCCCCGATGGTAACTGTTTATTAAGTGTGGCTAATCACTGTCTCAAGAGCAAGGATTACACTAATATTATCGTTGCTGATAAACAGAAACACCTGCAATACTTGACCATTGAAGAAGCAATTAAACACTGCACCAAAGGTATCGGTATTTGGGATTGGGCAAGTAACGATGATGATGGAACTAATCCCGATGAACCAGATGTAATTATGGCTTGCTGTGGGGATATTATCACTAAAGAATCTTTAGCAGCAACGGCAATTCTGCGGGAGGAATTCCCTTACTTAAAAGTTCGCTTTATCAACGTGGTTGATCTGTTTAAATTACAGTCGGAAAGTGAACACCCTCACGGTTTATCAGAACGGGATTTTGATAGTTTATTTACCACTGATAAGCCAATTATCTTTAATTTCCACGGTTATCCTTGGCTGATTCATAAACTTACCTACCGTCGCAGCAATCAAGAACGTATTCATGTGCGCGGTTACAAAGAAGAGGGGAATATTAATACTCCCCTAGAATTAGCCATTCGTAACCAAGTTGATCGTTTTCATTTAGTAATCGATGTCATTGATCGCGTGCCGAAATTAGGTTCTGCTGCCGGTCATGTGAAAGAACGAATGAAAAATGCCATTATCGATAATCTCGATTATGCTTTTACCAATGGTATCGATAAGGACGAGATTACTAACTGGAAATGGCCTTATTAA
- the gap gene encoding type I glyceraldehyde-3-phosphate dehydrogenase → MTKVRVAINGFGRIGRLVFRAGIQNPDFEFVGINDLVPSDNIAYLLKYDSTHGRFQGTVEAKEDGIVVDGKFIPCYSIKDPAQLPWGATGADYVVESTGLFTTAEGAGKHLEAGAKRVVISAPTKDPEKIRTIVLGVNDNEYDPAKDLIVSNASCTTNCLAPITKVINDNFGLAEGLMTTVHSMTATQPTVDGPSKKDWRGGRGAGQNIIPSSTGAAKAVTLVIPSLKGKLTGMAFRVPTPNVSAVDLTFKTEKATSYEEICAAMKAASEGPMKGILGYTDEEVVSSDFITDPHSSIFDAKAGIQLNANFFKVVSWYDNEWGYSCRMLDLMKMMAAKEAALVTA, encoded by the coding sequence ATGACAAAAGTAAGAGTCGCTATCAACGGATTCGGTCGTATCGGTCGCCTCGTTTTTAGGGCGGGTATCCAAAATCCTGATTTCGAGTTTGTTGGTATAAATGATCTGGTTCCCTCCGATAATATTGCCTATCTGCTCAAATACGACTCCACCCACGGACGTTTTCAGGGTACGGTAGAAGCAAAAGAAGATGGCATCGTCGTGGATGGTAAGTTTATCCCCTGTTACTCGATTAAAGACCCCGCTCAACTGCCCTGGGGTGCAACCGGGGCCGATTATGTGGTCGAGTCCACTGGTTTATTTACCACCGCGGAAGGGGCAGGAAAACACCTAGAAGCTGGGGCCAAACGGGTGGTTATCTCCGCACCCACCAAAGATCCCGAGAAAATTCGTACTATTGTACTGGGCGTTAACGATAATGAGTACGATCCCGCTAAGGATCTGATCGTCTCTAACGCTAGTTGTACCACCAATTGTTTAGCCCCGATCACCAAAGTTATTAACGATAACTTCGGACTAGCGGAAGGATTAATGACCACGGTACACTCGATGACCGCCACTCAACCCACCGTCGATGGTCCATCGAAAAAAGATTGGCGCGGTGGTCGCGGCGCTGGTCAAAATATTATCCCCTCCTCCACGGGAGCAGCCAAAGCAGTAACCCTAGTTATTCCTTCCCTAAAAGGCAAATTAACCGGTATGGCCTTCCGTGTGCCAACTCCCAACGTTTCGGCGGTGGATTTAACCTTTAAAACCGAAAAAGCCACCAGTTACGAGGAAATCTGCGCCGCTATGAAAGCCGCCAGCGAAGGTCCGATGAAAGGTATCCTCGGTTATACCGATGAGGAAGTGGTATCGAGTGACTTTATCACCGACCCCCATTCCAGTATCTTTGATGCTAAAGCTGGCATTCAACTTAATGCCAATTTCTTTAAGGTCGTCTCTTGGTACGATAACGAGTGGGGTTACTCCTGCCGGATGTTAGACCTGATGAAAATGATGGCAGCTAAGGAAGCAGCCCTAGTAACAGCTTAA
- a CDS encoding YgfZ/GcvT domain-containing protein produces MKADLETIKAEYAANFLKDYSNDPQSLASQTILIDRSDWGLLELKGQDRLRFLHNQTSNAIDRLKPGQGCETIFLNSTGRTLDFVTVYASDDSLLILVSPQRRQFLLELIDRYIFPFDKVEISDLTDNFAIFTLIGTESGQYLQKIAIPEQILTGVQHSHYLLSDPPLRVAVGTGLDLPGYTLIVAAAEAGPLWENLIKNGVTPADEQVWEYLRIHQGRPAVDRELTEDYNPLEAGLWRAIVFDKGCYIGQETIARLNTYKGVKQRLWGIKLSQPVPSNTPIILEAQKVGLLTSVLEDFGLGYVKTKAGGEGLKVQIGEATGELIPLPFLSHEYPFQ; encoded by the coding sequence ATGAAAGCAGATTTAGAAACGATCAAGGCAGAGTATGCCGCTAATTTTCTCAAAGATTACAGCAATGATCCCCAAAGTTTAGCATCCCAAACAATTTTAATCGATCGCTCCGATTGGGGTTTATTAGAATTAAAAGGCCAGGACCGACTGCGTTTTCTCCACAATCAAACCAGTAACGCGATTGATCGCCTGAAACCGGGTCAGGGTTGTGAGACAATTTTCCTTAACTCTACCGGTCGTACCCTCGATTTTGTCACAGTTTACGCCAGCGATGATTCCCTCCTCATCCTCGTTTCTCCCCAACGTCGTCAATTTTTACTGGAATTGATCGATCGCTATATTTTCCCCTTCGATAAAGTGGAAATTAGCGACTTAACCGATAATTTTGCCATTTTTACCCTAATCGGTACTGAAAGCGGGCAATACCTGCAAAAAATCGCCATTCCAGAGCAGATTTTAACGGGGGTGCAGCATAGTCATTATCTCCTTTCTGACCCCCCCCTGAGAGTGGCCGTCGGCACCGGCTTAGATCTGCCCGGATATACTTTAATCGTTGCCGCCGCCGAAGCCGGTCCCCTCTGGGAAAATTTAATTAAAAATGGCGTTACTCCCGCCGATGAGCAGGTGTGGGAATACCTGAGAATCCATCAAGGCCGACCGGCAGTCGATCGAGAATTAACCGAAGACTATAACCCTTTAGAGGCCGGTTTATGGCGAGCGATCGTTTTTGATAAGGGCTGTTATATTGGTCAAGAAACTATCGCCCGTCTCAACACCTATAAAGGCGTAAAACAAAGACTTTGGGGCATAAAACTCAGCCAACCCGTCCCCAGCAATACCCCGATTATTTTAGAAGCGCAAAAAGTCGGTTTACTCACCAGTGTGCTGGAGGATTTTGGCTTGGGTTATGTGAAAACAAAAGCGGGAGGAGAGGGTTTAAAAGTACAAATCGGCGAGGCAACAGGAGAATTAATCCCTTTACCCTTCCTCTCTCACGAATACCCCTTTCAGTGA
- a CDS encoding NAD+ synthase yields MRIAIAQLNPIVGDIEGNAQRILEAAQTAFNQGAELLLTPELSLCGYPPRDLLLNLGFVEKMSRQLQLLSQQLPEKLAVLVGFVEKNPSATVRGEKPLFNSIALLKSQEIKQIFTKRLLPTYDVFDEDRYFASGKESQYFQLTENNVKIGVTICEDVWNDEQFWGQRQYAVNPIADLANLGVDLIVNLSASPYSVGKQKLRESLLSHSATRYNLPIVYVNQVGGNDDLIFDGDSVAFNRQGEVIYRAQAFTSSLELIEFNQDLLPAVIHPLPVDEDEEIYRALVLGVRDYVQKCGFKRVIFGLSGGIDSSLVAAIASDALGKENVLAVMMPSPYSSDHSISDAVALVNNLGIKSEKLAIQEIMTAYDQLLEPVFAGTDFGIAEENLQSRIRGNLLMALSNKFGHLLLSTGNKSEMAVGYCTLYGDMNGGLAVIADVPKTRVYSLCRWLNRHGEIIPLNVINKAPSAELKPNQKDQDSLPPYEILDAILALLIDRHQSAEQIIAAGFEPEIVQKVIKLVKNAEFKRKQAPPGLKISDRAFGTGWRMPIASRWG; encoded by the coding sequence ATGAGAATTGCTATCGCTCAATTAAATCCCATTGTTGGAGATATCGAAGGAAATGCCCAAAGAATTTTAGAGGCTGCTCAAACGGCATTTAATCAGGGAGCAGAATTACTTTTAACCCCGGAATTATCCCTCTGTGGTTATCCTCCCAGAGACTTATTATTAAATCTGGGTTTTGTGGAGAAAATGTCTCGACAATTGCAATTATTGTCCCAACAATTACCAGAAAAGTTAGCCGTCTTAGTCGGTTTTGTCGAAAAAAATCCCTCGGCAACGGTCAGGGGAGAAAAGCCGCTATTTAATAGCATAGCTTTGTTGAAAAGTCAAGAAATTAAACAAATTTTTACTAAACGTTTATTGCCTACCTACGATGTTTTTGATGAGGATCGTTACTTTGCTTCTGGGAAAGAAAGTCAATATTTTCAACTAACAGAAAATAATGTAAAAATCGGTGTAACTATCTGTGAAGATGTTTGGAATGATGAACAATTTTGGGGTCAACGTCAATACGCAGTTAATCCCATCGCTGATTTAGCTAATTTGGGAGTGGATTTAATCGTTAATCTTTCCGCTTCTCCCTACAGTGTCGGTAAGCAAAAATTGCGAGAATCTTTATTATCCCATAGTGCCACTAGATATAATTTACCTATAGTTTATGTCAATCAAGTGGGAGGAAATGATGATTTAATTTTTGATGGTGACAGCGTTGCTTTTAACAGACAAGGAGAAGTGATTTATCGCGCCCAAGCATTTACTTCTAGCCTAGAATTGATCGAGTTTAATCAAGATTTGTTACCCGCAGTTATTCATCCTTTACCCGTCGATGAAGATGAGGAAATTTATCGAGCCTTAGTCTTAGGAGTGCGAGATTATGTGCAGAAATGCGGTTTTAAACGGGTAATTTTCGGCTTGAGTGGTGGCATTGATTCCAGTTTAGTTGCCGCTATTGCCAGCGACGCATTAGGTAAAGAAAATGTTCTCGCTGTGATGATGCCTTCTCCCTATAGTTCCGACCATTCCATTAGCGATGCAGTGGCTTTAGTTAATAATTTAGGTATCAAAAGTGAGAAGTTAGCAATTCAGGAAATTATGACCGCTTATGATCAACTTTTAGAGCCGGTTTTCGCTGGGACTGATTTTGGTATTGCCGAAGAAAATCTTCAGTCACGCATTCGCGGTAATTTATTAATGGCTCTCTCTAATAAATTCGGTCATTTACTATTATCCACTGGCAATAAATCAGAAATGGCGGTGGGATATTGCACCCTTTACGGTGATATGAATGGTGGTTTAGCAGTGATTGCTGATGTGCCGAAAACCAGGGTTTATTCCCTCTGTCGCTGGTTAAATCGGCACGGGGAAATTATTCCCCTCAATGTGATTAATAAAGCTCCTAGTGCTGAATTAAAACCCAATCAGAAGGATCAAGATTCTTTACCTCCCTACGAGATTTTAGATGCTATTTTAGCACTATTAATCGATCGCCATCAATCCGCCGAACAAATTATTGCCGCCGGTTTTGAGCCTGAAATTGTGCAGAAAGTGATTAAATTAGTTAAAAATGCCGAATTTAAGCGCAAACAAGCCCCTCCCGGTCTAAAAATTAGCGATCGCGCTTTTGGCACTGGTTGGCGAATGCCCATCGCTAGTCGCTGGGGTTAG
- a CDS encoding NUDIX hydrolase, whose product MKPQKTLANKSLADFKVGVDNVIFSVDTQLNRLLVLLIKRREEPFSNYWSLPGTLVRNGESLETAAYRILAEKISVNNLYLEQLYTFGGPEGDSPAAAESFGKRYLSVSYFALVRFEEAKLITEQDHNITWYMIDKVPDLAFNHGQILEYGWRRLRNKVEYSPVAFEVLPELFTLNDLYQFYETILGKNFSDYSNFRNRLLKLGFLKDMGLKVSRGAGRPASLYRFDEKAFAPFKEQPLVFV is encoded by the coding sequence ATGAAACCGCAAAAGACCCTAGCTAATAAATCTCTAGCTGATTTTAAAGTCGGAGTTGATAACGTGATCTTTTCCGTTGATACCCAATTAAATCGGCTGCTGGTGCTTCTGATTAAACGACGGGAAGAACCCTTTAGTAATTACTGGAGTTTACCCGGGACTTTAGTGAGAAATGGGGAATCACTGGAAACGGCGGCCTATCGAATTTTAGCCGAGAAAATTAGTGTCAATAATCTCTATCTGGAACAGTTATATACTTTTGGCGGTCCAGAGGGAGATTCCCCGGCAGCGGCCGAGAGTTTTGGGAAACGTTATCTATCGGTGAGTTACTTCGCTTTAGTGCGGTTTGAAGAAGCAAAGTTAATCACTGAACAGGATCATAATATCACTTGGTATATGATTGATAAAGTGCCAGATTTAGCCTTTAATCACGGTCAAATTTTGGAATATGGCTGGCGAAGATTACGCAATAAAGTAGAATATAGTCCCGTCGCTTTTGAGGTTTTACCAGAATTATTTACTTTAAATGATCTTTATCAATTTTATGAGACAATTTTAGGTAAAAATTTTAGTGATTATTCTAACTTCAGAAATCGGCTATTGAAATTAGGATTTCTCAAGGATATGGGTTTAAAAGTCTCTCGTGGTGCCGGTCGTCCGGCTAGTTTATATCGCTTTGATGAAAAAGCTTTTGCTCCCTTTAAAGAGCAACCGTTAGTTTTTGTTTAA
- a CDS encoding nicotinate-nucleotide adenylyltransferase translates to MLKIALFGTSADPPTAGHQAILKWLSEQYDIVAVWAADNPFKNHQTSLEHRLRMLNLLIRDIQPPRDNIQLRRELSDRRSLISVEKARAIWGEQEEYTLVIGSDLAGQIRHWYRSQELLEKVKILVIPRPGYPINQDDIEQLQTLGGDCLIADVFAPAVSSTDYREKGDKQAVPAPIKDYIEGQKLYA, encoded by the coding sequence ATGCTTAAAATTGCCCTTTTTGGAACCAGTGCCGATCCTCCTACTGCCGGTCATCAAGCCATACTAAAATGGTTATCGGAACAGTACGATATCGTTGCAGTTTGGGCCGCCGATAATCCCTTTAAAAATCATCAAACCAGTCTCGAACATCGTCTGAGGATGTTAAATTTGCTCATCCGGGATATTCAACCCCCAAGGGATAATATACAACTGCGACGAGAATTAAGCGATCGACGTAGCTTAATTAGTGTGGAAAAAGCGCGAGCAATTTGGGGAGAACAGGAGGAATATACCCTAGTCATTGGTTCCGATTTAGCCGGACAAATTAGGCACTGGTATCGCAGCCAAGAATTACTAGAAAAAGTCAAAATTCTCGTGATTCCTCGTCCAGGCTATCCTATTAATCAAGATGATATTGAACAACTGCAAACATTAGGGGGTGATTGTCTAATTGCTGATGTATTTGCTCCGGCTGTATCCTCAACAGATTATCGAGAAAAAGGCGATAAACAGGCTGTTCCTGCACCGATTAAAGATTATATCGAAGGTCAAAAACTTTACGCATGA